The following coding sequences lie in one Nycticebus coucang isolate mNycCou1 chromosome 20, mNycCou1.pri, whole genome shotgun sequence genomic window:
- the LOC128572524 gene encoding olfactory receptor 2T8-like: MMTTVSFIISPFAVSLFFEIMENRNTTAYFILLGLFNHTRAHQFLFVVVLTIFFSSMLGNALMLLLIHQDHRLHTPMYFLLSQLSLMDVMLASTTVPKMAVGYLTSNQFISLTGCGLQIFFFVTLGGGECFLLAAMSYDRYVAVCHPLQYPILMSQQLCLRMILGSWSLGVVDGVMQAFTTLSFPYCSTREIDHFFCEAPTLLRLACTDTFVFEYVMYICCVLMILIPFFFILTSYSLIIVAVLHMHSTETLRKAFATCSSHLVVVGLFYGAAIFIYMRPKSYRSASHDKVVSSFYTVLTPMLNPLIYSLRNSEVKGALKKLWIRVSP; encoded by the coding sequence ATGATGACAACAgtctcatttattatttctcccTTTGCAGTGTCACTGTTTTTTGAAATCATGGAAAACAGGAATACCACTGCATATTTCATTCTCCTAGGACTTTTTAACCACACAAGAGCCCATCAGTTTCTCTTTGTGGTGGTtctgacaatttttttctcttccatgttGGGCAATGCCCTCATGCTTCTCCTGATTCACCAGGATCACCGGCTCCACACGCCCATGTACTTTCTACTGAGCCAACTGTCCCTCATGGATGTGATGCTGGCTTCCACCACTGTGCCCAAAATGGCTGTTGGGTACTTGACTTCAAATCAGTTCATCTCCCTCACTGGCTGTGGGTTGCAGATCTTcttctttgtcaccctgggtggtgGAGAATGCTTCCTCTTAGCAGCCATGTCCTATGACCGCTATGTGGCTGTATGCCACCCACTGCAGTACCCCATTCTCATGAGCCAGCAATTATGTTTGAGAATGATTTTGGGGTCTTGGTCCCTGGGAGTAGTTGACGGGGTCATGCAGGCATTTACTACCCTGAGCTTCCCATATTGCAGTACGCGGGAGATCGATCACTTCTTCTGTGAAGCTCCCACGCTGTTGCGTTTGGCTTGCACTGATACGTTTGTCTTTGAGTATGTCATGTACATCTGCTGTGTGCTAATGATTCTGATCCCCTTCTTCTTCATCCTGACCTCCTACAGTCTCATCATTGTTGCTGTTCTCCACATGCATTCCACAGAAACCCTCAGGAAGGCCTTTGCCACCTGTTCCTCTCACTTAGTTGTGGTGGGACTCTTTTATGGAGCTGCCATTTTTATCTACATGAGACCCAAATCCTACAGATCAGCTTCCCACGATAAGGTGGTGTCATCCTTCTATACTGTCCTCACCCCTATGCTGAATCCCCTCAtctacagcctgaggaacagTGAGGTCAAGGGAGCCCTGAAAAAGTTATGGATCAGGGTGTCACCTTAA